GATTTGCTGCCATTTCTGTTGGTAATTAGGCGCCTCGAAAGGCAAACGTTCAACAACTAAACTGATATCCCGATTTTCTTGAGTGCGGTAAGAAAGGTCAAAACGCTCCATTAGGTGCAGGAAGTGGTCGCGCGTTGATGGCTCTAAGTCGCGCCAAAGTTTAGCCATTTCCTGACGGGTGAAGATGCCAACACGCTTAATTACTTCTTCGCTTTCCAGCACTTTGCTGATATATTCTGTTACCCACTGGGGTTTGAGGATAACGGTATCGTTGAGTTCTTCGTTGTCTTGGAAGTAGAGAATTTCGCCTAATTCATGTAGCCATCGCGCCAACACTTCTTTACTGATGTCAGCAACTTTGTATTCAGCCATGATGTCCCACAATTGTTGTGGGGTGATTTGTTTTTTTGGCTGGGAACGGATGGCATTGGCAGCATTCAACCAAGTGGTAGGCCAGATTTCACCCATTAAGGGTAACTTGGCAGCTGCTTCTGCAATTGTCTGCCGAAGTTCTTCAATGCCGAGGTGGATTTTAGAGCTAATTTTACAGGGTTCGATAATCTGGGGATATTTGCGGCGTAACTCAGTGATGGGAAGGTCTGCATCTCGCTCGTCGATGTGGGTGGCGACAAGTAAAATCGGAGATTCTGGGGCTAAGGCTTTGATTGTATCTAGCCAGTAGTAGAGTTTACCTTGCTCAAATCCCAGTCGGGCATTCCAGGCGAGTAAGAATAGTGAGCGGTTGGTAAGAAAGAATTGATGGGTGGCGTGATAGATTTCTTGTCCACCAAAGTCCCAGGTGTTCAGATGCATTCTTGTATCTGCTTTTGTGGGATGAGCTAGTTCAAAGGTTTTAATTTCAATGCCGTGGGTGGTGGATTCTTGGATATCAAACTTTTCACCGCATAATACTCTTAATAAGGATGTCTTACCCACACCCCCTTCACCAACAACTAGCAATTTGGAAACCCACTGCTGTTGACTACCCTCTAACCATTCTCGAAGATAAGTCAAAATCGCCTGCGTTCCCTGCTTGACAATCTCAGGTGGCGGTGAGGTTAATTGTGGATTGTTAAAGAGGGATAGCGTTGTCAAGTTAGAGAGTTGGCTGATTTCTAGCGGCAGACTGCCGAGTTGATTGTTATGGAGAAATAGCTCTGTCAAGTTGGAGAGTTGGCTGATTTCTGGCGGCAGACTGCTGAGTTGATTTTTATCGAGACATAGCCTAGTCAAGTTAGAGAGTTGGTTGATTTCTAGCGGCAGGCTACTGAGTTGATTTTTATCTAGGTATAGCGTTATCAAGTTGGAGAGTTGGCTGATTTCTGGCGGCAGGCTGCTGAGTTGATTGTTAGCGAGGGATAGCCATATCAAGTTGGAGAGTTGGCTGATTTCTGGCGGCAGGCTGCTGAGTTGATTGTTATGAAGGAATAGCGTTGTCAAGTTGGAGAGTTGGCTGATTTTTGGTGGCAGGCTGCTGAGTTGATTGTTACCGAGGTCTAGCCCTGTCAAGTTGGAGAGTTGGCTGATTTCTGGCGGCAGGCTGCTGAGTTGATTGTTATCGAGGTCTAACCATATCAAGTTGGAGAGTTGGCTGATTTCTGGCGGCAGGCTACTGAGTTGATTATTATTGAGTTCTAGTGTTGTCAAGTTGGAGAGTTGGCAGACTTCTGGCGGCAGGCTGCTGAGTTGATTGTTATTGAGGTCTAGCGTTGTCAAGTTAGAGAGTTGGCAGATTTCTGGCGGCAGGCTGCTGAGTTGCTTTTCACTTAGGTCTAACTCGGTTGCTTTTTCCTGAGCAGCTTGTTCAATAATTTGCAACAGTTCTTCGTTTGTCACCTGCAAACCTCACCAACTCTGTAGCGTTATTTACCAGAATAGTGTATCGCAGGGAATGGGGCATCGGGCATCCCTTCGGCTTCTCTGCGATACGCTACGCGAACGCTCAGGGCAAGTGGGCGTTGGGCATGGGGGCTAGATTAATGTATTTATCTATGATGAGAACTGGTTTGATGTTTAAATTAGCTGGGTGCGATCGCCTATTCAAAAAAGACACTCGTTACATGGCATACATTAAAAATAGTCAGCCCACTTGAGCAGAGCAAAATCCATCTCTACAATCCCGTTCACAAGTATAAAAGACTCGCCGACGAGTATCAAAGACTCGTTGACGAAGCTCAGAGGTTCATTCACGAAGCTCAGGGGTTCATTCACGAAGCTCAGAGGTTCATCGACGAAGCTCAGAGGTTCATCGACAAAGCTCAGAGGTTCATCGACGAAGCTCAAAGGTTCATCAACGAAGCTCAGAGGTTCATTTACTAGTTGCTAGAAGCAGGGGTGAGAGAAACAAGGAAAACTCTATGGCAATTGGGTGAGTGTTTTTTGTTGTGAGTGGGGTTAATCGGTAGACTCAATTAACTTGAAGCCCCAAGGTTTGAGAGCCGCGATCGCAATTTCTTTATCTACGCCTTCATAAGCTTCCCATTCAAACGGGTGATCTTTTGGATGTCCGTCGCCGACATTACCTGCAACTTTGATTATCGGCAAGTTCGCGATGCGATCGCGCTCTAACCCTTTTCGCAGGGCTAGCTGGACTTTATGACCGACGAACTTCGATACACTTGTCTCTGCGACAGATTCACGAATTAAACAGATATCCCCAGCAGTCCCCCAGGTAGTTTGGTAAATGTAGAGGAATGATATATAGGCTTGTGGTTTTATGGCTCTTTTTATAACTTGCATTATCTGTAATCCTTACACGAGCAGTGAAAAATCATACGATTATTGTCTATGACTGGCTACAACTACTTTAATTTTGCAACTCTAATCAAAATAACGTTTATGCATTTTGGTAGCAATCGGGCATAAATTTCTGTGCTGGACAAACTCTGCCTAAAAAAGAACTCAACGAATTATGACAATATCTCTTGTTCACTTTCCACTCACCATTAGCTATTAGCGATCGCCAACTTTCAGGATACTTGGTTTTATCAAATGCTAACGACACTCTCGCAATTGTGGAAAATAATAGATTAAGTAGAGTATCAGAAGACTCACTTAATTTGCTCATTTACTCTGGGAAAATATGACTCATTCTTTCCTTGAACGTCTGCGTAGTCCAGATAGCCCGGTTCTCGTCTTCGACGGTGCAATGGGAACCAACTTGCAAACGCAAAACCTCACCGCTGATGACTTCGGCGGCGCACAGTATGAAGGTTGTAACGAATATCTAGTCCACACAAAGCCGGAAGCTGTGGCTAAGGTTCACCGTGACTTTCTCGCGGCTGGTGCTGATGTAATTGAAACGGATACTTTTGGTAGTACGTCGATTGTGCTGGCAGAATATGATTTGGCAGACCAAGCTTATTACTTGAGTAAGACAGCCGCTGAATTGGCGAAGCGTGTCGCTGCTGAATTCTCTACTCCCGAAAAACCGAGGTTTGTCGCGGGTTCTATCGGCCCAACAACTAAACTACCTACCTTGGGACATATTGACTTTGACACAATGAAAGCGTCTTTTGCTGAACAAGCAACGGCGTTGTGGGATGGTGGTGTCGATTTAT
This region of Nostoc sp. UHCC 0302 genomic DNA includes:
- a CDS encoding COR domain-containing protein — protein: MTNEELLQIIEQAAQEKATELDLSEKQLSSLPPEICQLSNLTTLDLNNNQLSSLPPEVCQLSNLTTLELNNNQLSSLPPEISQLSNLIWLDLDNNQLSSLPPEISQLSNLTGLDLGNNQLSSLPPKISQLSNLTTLFLHNNQLSSLPPEISQLSNLIWLSLANNQLSSLPPEISQLSNLITLYLDKNQLSSLPLEINQLSNLTRLCLDKNQLSSLPPEISQLSNLTELFLHNNQLGSLPLEISQLSNLTTLSLFNNPQLTSPPPEIVKQGTQAILTYLREWLEGSQQQWVSKLLVVGEGGVGKTSLLRVLCGEKFDIQESTTHGIEIKTFELAHPTKADTRMHLNTWDFGGQEIYHATHQFFLTNRSLFLLAWNARLGFEQGKLYYWLDTIKALAPESPILLVATHIDERDADLPITELRRKYPQIIEPCKISSKIHLGIEELRQTIAEAAAKLPLMGEIWPTTWLNAANAIRSQPKKQITPQQLWDIMAEYKVADISKEVLARWLHELGEILYFQDNEELNDTVILKPQWVTEYISKVLESEEVIKRVGIFTRQEMAKLWRDLEPSTRDHFLHLMERFDLSYRTQENRDISLVVERLPFEAPNYQQKWQQIKQTGECHEISMKFQLNTIPAGIPTWFIARQHRFTTNTHWRNGVLFADTPEPKHLALVQAFPHERYLQLTVRGAYPLNFFVLLKDGIEKTLERFPGLQIQRKIPCLGHNGKPCTHEFDYEQVQKRLQKQKLTIECPEATEDEDVSVTALLQGLYWTKQDAVLDSLNDLKNRVDKGNDEIKDKLENLLELTQREFTNGFRREQSKIDSHCPNIFVLRPHGGKAWKQAIAGQKLDLQLYCQAPGCWHPTQEGGLYEINEPAKWLRVTAPYISKLFRVLKFAAPIVGPWLGVVDPKEYETLFKNDLELFKELAAKLPEMEASEDLELADKITRDGDLDPERADGAALRALRQLLEEKDPQQHWGGLKKVLTPEGHYLWLCEHHAAQYKR